In the genome of Rhopalosiphum padi isolate XX-2018 chromosome 1, ASM2088224v1, whole genome shotgun sequence, the window tgtaatatttacgtTATATAGAGTTTCATTATAAAGTTTTcactgtactatattattattaagattttgaAAGAgtgaattatacataataaaataaaatattaactatttattataaaactaaaaacacaaaGTACCTTTTTAAAAACTGCTCAAGACGTTGAGGGCATTGAGCACCCATTGGTTTAGAAAAATCTCTAAAAATAGCAGGATTTGAAAAGTCAAGTACATCAGATTCATAATCATTTAGAATCCAAGGAAATACTGGATACTGCATAAGGTCATTATAACTTCGTCCAgccaatgtatttaaatgcattaagTATTGGAAATTAGATATTTCGCCtttctattaatatataatacatttttatttttattaaaattgattaattttgtttattaacagaattatatttttattatacttttacttaCCACCCATCTTTGGGTAACTGTTGTTTCTCCCATAAGGTTTGAAAGAAGGCTTGTACTTTGTTCGACATTTGCTGTTCTTTTTTGTCCAGCAACTGATTGATGAGCATTATCTGCAATAGATGTCGAATATGCCatgaatctataaaaaaataattagataattaatttaaataatatacagtaaatattattttgtttagccCTTGCTAAAAGACTATGAAAAAATTGTTGCAAAATtatctcatattatatatatattatattataaaatacaaattaattctaGGAACAGTAATGAAAaagaagtattttaaaattttaaacataataaaaatatataaaaataaataatatttcatagtaaatcattaaaatgttacctattaaaaactttatttcttagtttttttGGTAGTGCTAATAAATGATTACGTCCATCAGCAGAAAACAACTCTATAGCGATTGGTTGTAATAAGTATCGTCTTTTATGCACTTCCCTataatttggtaaaaatatgaagtaaattgaattcaattaatcaaaactatattttttaataagtatgaatttatgataagtACCTTATATCGTCATATGAAAACTTAGaactttgttttttaattcgCACACGATTTGGACTTCCATTTCCAGGACTTGGTAATAATGGCTCATATGAATTAGGTAATAAAGTGTCAATATCTCTAATTTCTCTAGTTTTAAGTAAAGTAAAACCATCTACAATATAAACATGATCTTTACCAAACAAAAGTAAACCCTCATATGTGTCTAGACCTTGAATTCTTGCACACCGAAACATATGACTAATctagaaagtaaaaaaatataaataatattttaagcttatttaaataattattaaagttaattatttaattaatttccttAATTATCATACTTTTTCATTTGGTTCCAAAAGTCTAATAATTGTATGGTTGTCATCTGGCGGAGCTTGGTCTTCAATTCCACTTTCTGCGTCGTTATCATCCATTCCATCATCTGGTTCAGATGTTGATCTTCTAACAACTCTTTTTAATCCTTTGAATGgtaattctaaaaatacaaataaaataagtggTATATCTAATATATGTACCAGTAGCATATAAAGGAGAGACatgtattaattttcaaatatactaCTGTGTACTAATtaactattttgaaatatttatctaatcttagtactaaaaattgtatatttttataaataaccaaaatcgaaatgaaaaagaaaaaattatattaaactgtataCCATTATCATCTAAATTTTTGTCAAAGTCAAAGGTATCTTGACCATCAACTTGTGTTagaaatttattgttttcgttAGATTGCGGAGCTAAATTTTCCATATCTATTAATgttggtaatttatatttttgacaaaattctttGCTATCATAACTAGTAGCCACGCGGTACTTTAATcctttctaaaataaaacaattcaaattaatacaattatactaatacagttaatttaataataaaaattacattgtcTCCAGATTCAAGTTCTGGTCGATATGGGTAATGATTATAAAACTGATggttttttaccatttttttacgCATTCTACATGGACCTTCTGTCATGTCTAATATCCATTTGTCTAATCTAAAACCAatgaattattaagtataaacaaaacaaaattgatgAATTTCTCACTTACTTGCATGAAGTAAAAGGGCCCCAAAGTCCCCTTTCCCTAGTTAATTCCTGTTCTATTAAATACCATTGATCCAGAACATAACGTACAGTAAATGATTGATGTTGAGCTTCTCGCGCCATTTGCATAGAAACCAGTTCACATACTGCATTTAAACCATGGTTAGCCCATGTAGACCATTCACTTTTAGTAATTCTTGATAACGGTAATGAAATGCTTGAAAGACTTCCACTTTGCCAACGGCTTTCATCACGTCTAAGTACTTTGCCACGGGATGCAAGCCTAGTTAAGCCACCAGTAACtttttgtattttctaaaagagaaataaaaaaaaaatattaatttttataaactgtttattaattttttattcatactgaTTGAATTTGAGTTTGAAGTTCCCACGGCATTttatacaatgattttttttccatatcAATATAAGTTAACCAATGTTTTTGAGCAATCTCATAAATAAGTTCACGAACAGAATGCAAATCTGGAGCTTTATTATTTGGTGACATTGGTAATGGAATTTTGAAAacctaaatgttattttaaataagttaaaaaataaaatgttatacataatatacagttttatacTTTGTAACTCagctttaaaatagtttaagatcacatatatttatcactatttaatattagtaaaaacatATATGTTAATTCaaggtttaaaattaaaaaatttgtttacataattaaattaattacctcTTCAATAGCTGGTTTTTTAGATATATACAATTCTTCCCAAACACGTTTTGCTGCAACTGCCATTAAATTATGTCCTTGTTTAGCTGTTTGTTCTTCAACTTCTGCAGTTTGACTTGGATTAATATGCCATGTAGTTTTTGCATTTGTATCCAATCTATAAAAACAACACATAAATGTACCAAATGAGAGTTTTTTTAGatcaaatcataaaatatgcttaatttattctatttgcagacattacattattttcatatcaGATGTTAActgcaataaacaataaataagacAGCCAATAAAATCCAGTTCATGATTGCCAGCTCCAAATACTAATGttctaaaaaagaaaaaatataaacattatttcttACATAGatctcaaaacattttttttttacctattagtGGTAAGTTTATGTAATGCTTCTAAAACTGGCATTTGTGAGGCTATAGAATCTGTATTTCTCGAAAGCAAATACAAAGTTGTTCTATTAAGACAGTGATAAAATCCTTCCATGGGTACAGAACATGGTCTTCGTTTTGCTTGaacaattaatttcataataaaatcaaatacttcATGAGCGTCTTTTATCAAAACACCCTGCCATAGTTTGTCAACAACACGACATgttaaataacaaacattttgagGAATATTTTGAGCGCTACCCCCAGGAACTGTGGACACAGCAGCTTGTTCTCCAATCATAATATCAGCAGCTAATAAATGATCCATTAATGTTGATAGTAGTTCAGTTTGGTACTTTGATACTTGAGATGAAGTTGCACCTTCTGGTGAAGCCTATAAAGAATgttaacatatataaattacatacttatacagatattaattgtattcataataGACTACTTACATCAAGAACTAAATCTAGGGGTGGTAATGACTTGCTATTTATCGGTAATAGAAGTGAATCAACAACAATTACTCTTAAGaaatcaataacaaattttCTAGAAGGATGTGAAGTTAATGATTGTTCTTTCTGAACAGTCAAAGGAGGAGTTCCATCAGGTGTTTTAATAAAACAGTCATCATTTGGAGTGGATGGTTCActtaagttcaaatttgtaaATGGAAAAAGTGTTGCACTCAAGGAATGTAAAATTTCAGATGTCATAAATGCTGGCATCCAATCTGATAAGTTATggtacaaataaaaaagaaactGAATTATAGTAACTGGATGATCTTCTAACCATtcttcatattttattctaaaataaaaataaatcaattagtaaaatagtaataaaaattagataataatttaaaaatattactctcTGTTATCTTGGTTCAAAATTAATCTCACAGTTGACAAAAGAGCAGTGACAGCTTCTGGACACAGTACAATACGATCACTAACAGCTGAAAGTGACTGGCTAATTGGAACACCAAACATAAAAGTCCAAATACCATCAAGATTTAACTAAAAgcaatacatacatacaattcatagcatatattacatatattaatgttaagtgatattttaaaaatattaacttttttttcattaggAATAGTCTTAACTGATTGTCCCAACATTAAAgccataagaaaataatatagttcaGGAAGTTCGGTATGATAAGATAAAAACCAAGATAGGTGTTGAAAACCTGGTATGTTCAAAGCTTCCATTTTGTTTAGTATATCTTTATTATTCTTCTGTAAGCTTGGAGAAAGttgataatctaaaataaataggcaatataacaatttttttaaattaataaatgtaaatcacaaatgttttatttataagaaatattactTAGCATCAAATTTGCTCTATTGTTTTGCAAAAGCTCAGTGTTTAACAACCAACCACCATTACTAGATGCTTCTCTAAATTTAACCATTAATGAAGGTACAGAACACAAAGTTGTAAGGATTTTATACGACCAAATTATTGAAGAACGATGTATATTTGATTGCATAAATAACAGTATCCAGTCAAATCCTAATACTCGAACAAGATCATCAcaaaacctataataaaataatgtacatgaTTCATATTAAGAAGTTAATGatgtgtgtatattaaatattgtttatatttacccAGTACAGACTAAATTTTTGTTAGTGAACAAAAGAGAATGTACAAGTTGAAGATAACGATTGCGTAATAATATTAgacaaattgttttttcttcatTAGTCAATTCAACATTATTTTCCATggtctttatttttgtttcaaactCTTCAACTTTAAGATTTGATTCCGTACTGAGCCCAGTATTCAGTGTGAACACAATGTACTGTCCAAgacttaaaatacaaattttaggattaggttaaaaatatattattaatttcattatattcatatttttaattcattatcaaaattaaattaatcaaactaaaaacatttttttaataagttaacaCTTTCAATGCCACCCATGATTTCTAACTAAAATCAACCATacagttaaatttaaagttcaCTGACCCATGTAAGTttcagtttattaaaataacaatgatttaattatagcgggttcaaatacttttatattatatatttcaactgAGGCAAaacagaaaacaataaaaagttttaacccATGTAAAGTCAAGTAATACAGCtagttgtatataaaaaagactttaaattaataattgacactaaaatattaaaatatgtattatcaaatgaatatttaatccTTACCATAATAAATCTTCAGTTAATGGATGTTTTGCTAAAAGTGCTCCAAGTAATGAAAACAACACTTCTGTAGTTGACGATGTAgaagtattaaaaacaattggtAAAAAATTCACCATTTTACGAACCATTTCcatatttcttaatataattaaattgtttcttTTCTCATTTGAGTCTGATACTAATTCATATAACTGTTCAATAAGTGAACGTAAAAGACCAGCTGGAACTTCTTGCCAAagctaaacaatttttaatttaaaaaaaaacaggccattaatgacaaatttaatttcaaatatacatacatttaactCGCAAATCAAATCATTAAATGCAACAGCATCTGGTATAGTAGGTGCTTCAACACTTCTAGTTGTTATAACTAAATCAAGTATAATGTGTAGAATGTGGGCATTTAACATATGTTTATGCCTACGTAGGCATAATGCTAAGAGCTGATATCCACGTCTACGTTCCATTTCTCGTTTTGCTGTCATATTTAAATGTAGTACTCCACTTAGAGCTTTAACAGCAGCATATAAACTTTCCATATCTCTTGCCATTGCAATTAACCctgataatgataattttaaaataatacaattattgattatataatacaaataaaaatatataattttttgcttACCTAATAATACAGAACAACCTCCAATGTTAtcaattagttttaaaactGGACGAGGATAAAATGTGCGGACTCCTAAATATCCCAATATAACACCACCTAAACTTCTAGCCGAACCAGCTAAATGTCCAGCTGTATTATGCATTATACGAATAGGAGTAGCATTTTCATGAGTTGACATACCAagctaatacaattttaataaagaacattttagcaaataaatatttatttttgggtgattataatattatatgtaaatgacTATAACAATTCAACTTTAGGAAATATTAAATCTCTCAAGTGTTCAACAAATTCAAGGCTAAGTGAATAAGATGGTCCATTAAAATGCctatgttcattattttatatagttttaacttttatgaaaatatgaaaatattttttttatacaacttcttgattttatttcataatatcattttttaatattattatatttttacattataattgtttaagtttttactgtttttaacaataacatacacttttaattttatatttttatgcataaaataacactgaaagttaaaactttttttaaataatgagtgtaaacataaacttataaaataatacataatacaatataggacattaaaaataatagacaaaattacattgaacaaaaatgtatattggatATAACTGTTAGTTTGACTTAACAAAAATTAGACCTATGTATAGGGCCAATACTTTTGTAACCTTTATCAATCATGCATTACTTGTTTTGCGATTGATTTGCTATCCACTCTGctgtatatttttcttatttttgccAAGGTTAATTGAGAAACTGCCCTTGCGTTCAATCCAAAAATTACTTTCTCTTCAGATACCAAAGGCCCGATATGTTCTAAatcttgtaaataaataataatcattaaagtttaaataaatcatgATAACCGATGcatgcatacaaataaaaaatatatttttaggtgttgtgaaacattaaatatctaattttgatgatcaaaatattaatatgactgagaattactaattttaaaatacaaactgaATACCTTTAATATCAGGTGCTTGAAGACTCCCAAAATAATGAGGACCAAGTTGATACAAAATTTTTATAGCATGAGGATTTAATACCTCTTCTAATAAACAGCATGGTCCTTGTTTCCATGtcagttttgaatattttctcCAAATTGGAGGAGTCCCTATGTATCCATACACAGAAGATGCAATTGTTAAGTTAGCTGCACCTCCGCCTGGATTTTGAGATATATAATGCagctgaaatattattaaaaaaaaaaaaaacaatacatatttgtttaatataactaaaagtaTTACTTTTTGAGTATGCACGTGCTGGCCATCCATATACAAAGAAAatgatgaattttttaatacagctctatttaaaactaaaacaatatgATGCCACTGGCCTTCTTGCACAAAATCAGGATACCAAATTCTTACACATGAATCACCAATGACTTCTGGCTCCCAATCAGCATTTgctaaaagttttattaaattattgtaaattataaaattcaagtacattaaattaaataatatactcattgATATTGGAGTTTCTTGGGTAGAAATGGTAAGTGCTCTATCTCGAGCAGACAATACTACTGCTAAACATACTAAATGGTCTCTAGTATTCTGTACATTTCTTATCAAGGTCAGAAGCCGAACAGGATGAGGATCACTTCTTGGTTCTGAAAACTTTTCAACACACAACCATGTTGAATAACTAAGACCACTCTGAGGAGGAAACATCCGGTCAccttaataaaagaaaaatatttttatataattaaaacaatatatctaaaatatatacttattacaaataatttaaattacgcaTACTAACCAGTTCCTATTCCACCAATTACATTCATATCGGGAGTAGTTAATGTAGCAACATTAACAACTGAAGGTCCACTTATTGGAGATTGTGGAGCAATACTGGGTAAAAATAAACATCCGAAACCCTCAGAAGATAAATCCATTTCAAAAAATGGTGGTAATGCAAGCATACAAGGATCTCGGGGAGTAGTCATCGATACAAGTGTTTTAACACGGCTTAATGGAACTGTTCCACCTGGTTTTTTACTACTGTGACTTATCCAACAGTCCAGTAAATCTAATGGTACACAACAAAGGGGTTCTCCAAGTCTTAAAAATTCTCGTAAATCCTTTGGTTCTAATAGCTGAATAGCTAAACGTTCTAACATATACTGAAACACTGTATGAAGTGGATGTGTTTCTTCCAATAACGCTATTCGTCCTACTTTTAATACAGTAGTTGGAAACCCAGAATCACATAGAAGTTGTTGATTTCTTTCACCACGAACTAAAGATCTAATTACTTCACCTATATAAACTTGCAATGTAAGTGAGagctaaataaacaaataaaaatattttaagtgatcATTCACtaagttattgtattttaagtataatactttAGGAGCCGATGGATTGTAAATTGATGGTAGTAGTTGTAACATAGCAATAACAACACCTGCATGAACAATAATAGGATCAGGTGCTGGAGGAGTTAAGTTGAGTTGTATTGCACGGcgattattattttgacaatcTAAAGGTTTTGTAGCCAccttaatttagttaaaattagtatttgaactcagacattaataaatattaaaaaataaaaaaacaaacttcGCTGTATCGTCTATGAGCAGGTGACTTAAATGATACAACAGTGGTATTGCTATGTTTATCATATAAATCAAGGGCAACATCATATAGCATTCtcattattatacatgcataaGATAAAAACTTTGGAACATTGTCAGTAATtctgaaaacaaaatttttataaattaagtttttgataattatcttaatttgtatttcttattaaaaaacagttacaatatattaatatagtatgcaATGATTCACttatgatttttcaataaaatattatttaaattgttaaaataccaGCAAATAAATAACGTTATTTTCAATACCCACAAAAggaactaaatttatattagtatattttaagaaaatcaaACTTTACTACCTATTAGCTACTTccataaaaaaccaacatgaatcaaattaaaatttacttttaacttattttgattaataattctCAACACAAGAATTGATAGTGAACATATGAGATCATTTTCATTTATTCTatctatattatcaaaaaaataaatgaagtgaaaatgaattttaaacttttgtaacactgataaaaattaaaatatgtaaaaaataaaatgtttgtaaaattatttcaatggtACTTACATGGGGTTAATTGGGTTGCTTGTAAATATGTTATGAAAAACATTTTCTTCTAATGATgtagttattaaatcaatatagtCATCCAGTTgaatttcatttgaaaaacatcCTAATAATCGTAATGTATCACATAAACTTGTCAAACAAatctacacaaaataataataaataacaaaaaaaaaatcaaaaatttaatttgtttgatgCAATTTACTTCTTGGtgaaaatattt includes:
- the LOC132918584 gene encoding WD repeat and FYVE domain-containing protein 3 isoform X4, which encodes MNIMRKLRGSNTATSTTGENSRLFEDDSDQHTALGLMHLKKLFTDYIHTSHLLTDKERSIKLYTMIPLFCKVFGRSSCAEIIEKFCDINSWCSEMSALMVAEIRQRASNQSTETASRAIASFLEIENCEESSNGWMLLSTLNLLAATNQPSLIKIMVSASLPSTLVKCLYLFFDLPPLENEDKKTDQSDFTPKERRILLQKIFVQILVRLCSNHLPAEELVTKDDLSLLFSAITSSCPSYNAVWRKSSAEVLITISQHGITPKVIQYIHGKNCIELCVENMRQCADLSPLEVVDMFVTVSYFLKDSSEISQVLLDDFNTAQGYTFLSDFLISLENDESSEALEAMRNLVLIIASLSMSGYIELKPNQEQPDSLLQLLGFTLPQPTGHGQSVRNICAFNVLQTTFIRSDSSALCCTILDAISNVYHSDNANYFILEPQNTLPQFTEHIHLKNQQIQDKFFKLLEFIVFQLNFVPIKELVSMAQLLKTFSSTECTRVCLQTLLNILKHNNTFKDVFRDVGILEGLSNNLRNYTQDYLSDCESKDEKHDGDLKRVINLTAECLVNLMMSSPKNCKVFKECGGAQVLYIILEYPSTRQYATAILREMILSTGGEEEMSTLLGTLHTTDNTCLPLKSSILKLFLSCMKESHRTRTMFRKVDGFVYVISALVSMEGWFSDEKCVDHEALKFAYLIFNTITIAMRFEPANAKYFHQEICLTSLCDTLRLLGCFSNEIQLDDYIDLITTSLEENVFHNIFTSNPINPIITDNVPKFLSYACIIMRMLYDVALDLYDKHSNTTVVSFKSPAHRRYSEVATKPLDCQNNNRRAIQLNLTPPAPDPIIVHAGVVIAMLQLLPSIYNPSAPKLSLTLQVYIGEVIRSLVRGERNQQLLCDSGFPTTVLKVGRIALLEETHPLHTVFQYMLERLAIQLLEPKDLREFLRLGEPLCCVPLDLLDCWISHSSKKPGGTVPLSRVKTLVSMTTPRDPCMLALPPFFEMDLSSEGFGCLFLPSIAPQSPISGPSVVNVATLTTPDMNVIGGIGTGDRMFPPQSGLSYSTWLCVEKFSEPRSDPHPVRLLTLIRNVQNTRDHLVCLAVVLSARDRALTISTQETPISMTNADWEPEVIGDSCVRIWYPDFVQEGQWHHIVLVLNRAVLKNSSFSLYMDGQHVHTQKLHYISQNPGGGAANLTIASSVYGYIGTPPIWRKYSKLTWKQGPCCLLEEVLNPHAIKILYQLGPHYFGSLQAPDIKDLEHIGPLVSEEKVIFGLNARAVSQLTLAKIRKIYSRVDSKSIAKQLGMSTHENATPIRIMHNTAGHLAGSARSLGGVILGYLGVRTFYPRPVLKLIDNIGGCSVLLGLIAMARDMESLYAAVKALSGVLHLNMTAKREMERRRGYQLLALCLRRHKHMLNAHILHIILDLVITTRSVEAPTIPDAVAFNDLICELNLWQEVPAGLLRSLIEQLYELVSDSNEKRNNLIILRNMEMVRKMVNFLPIVFNTSTSSTTEVLFSLLGALLAKHPLTEDLLCLGQYIVFTLNTGLSTESNLKVEEFETKIKTMENNVELTNEEKTICLILLRNRYLQLVHSLLFTNKNLVCTGFCDDLVRVLGFDWILLFMQSNIHRSSIIWSYKILTTLCSVPSLMVKFREASSNGGWLLNTELLQNNRANLMLNYQLSPSLQKNNKDILNKMEALNIPGFQHLSWFLSYHTELPELYYFLMALMLGQSVKTIPNEKKLNLDGIWTFMFGVPISQSLSAVSDRIVLCPEAVTALLSTVRLILNQDNREIKYEEWLEDHPVTIIQFLFYLYHNLSDWMPAFMTSEILHSLSATLFPFTNLNLSEPSTPNDDCFIKTPDGTPPLTVQKEQSLTSHPSRKFVIDFLRVIVVDSLLLPINSKSLPPLDLVLDASPEGATSSQVSKYQTELLSTLMDHLLAADIMIGEQAAVSTVPGGSAQNIPQNVCYLTCRVVDKLWQGVLIKDAHEVFDFIMKLIVQAKRRPCSVPMEGFYHCLNRTTLYLLSRNTDSIASQMPVLEALHKLTTNRTLVFGAGNHELDFIGCLIYCLLQLTSDMKIILDTNAKTTWHINPSQTAEVEEQTAKQGHNLMAVAAKRVWEELYISKKPAIEEVFKIPLPMSPNNKAPDLHSVRELIYEIAQKHWLTYIDMEKKSLYKMPWELQTQIQSKIQKVTGGLTRLASRGKVLRRDESRWQSGSLSSISLPLSRITKSEWSTWANHGLNAVCELVSMQMAREAQHQSFTVRYVLDQWYLIEQELTRERGLWGPFTSCKLDKWILDMTEGPCRMRKKMVKNHQFYNHYPYRPELESGDNKGLKYRVATSYDSKEFCQKYKLPTLIDMENLAPQSNENNKFLTQVDGQDTFDFDKNLDDNELPFKGLKRVVRRSTSEPDDGMDDNDAESGIEDQAPPDDNHTIIRLLEPNEKISHMFRCARIQGLDTYEGLLLFGKDHVYIVDGFTLLKTREIRDIDTLLPNSYEPLLPSPGNGSPNRVRIKKQSSKFSYDDIREVHKRRYLLQPIAIELFSADGRNHLLALPKKLRNKVFNRFMAYSTSIADNAHQSVAGQKRTANVEQSTSLLSNLMGETTVTQRWVKGEISNFQYLMHLNTLAGRSYNDLMQYPVFPWILNDYESDVLDFSNPAIFRDFSKPMGAQCPQRLEQFLKRYREWDDPHGETPPYHFGTHYSSAMIVCSYLVRMEPFTQHFLRLQGGHFDLADRMFNSIREAWLSASKTNMADVKELVPEFFYLPEFLVNSNNFDLGCKQNGVQLNDVVLPPWAKDDPHEFIRVHRAALESEYVSQHLHEWIDLIFGYKQLGPPAVQACNLFHHLFYEGNVDIYSIDDPLKKNATIGFINNFGQIPKQLFKKPHPSKKQPTNKASMLDAANPILSSSTNLSLGDKLFFYHLDNLKPSLQPIKELKGPVGQILQVEKNVLAVEQNKALMPPSFNKTITWGFADHSLRLAQYETDKPIVICESSSQSPGEIVTCVCPTSKTVITAGTSTVLTVWELDLNNKSLKIVDNLYGHTEAVTCLAASDTYNIVVSGSRDCTAIVWDLCTKAFVRQLKKHNAPVAALAINNSTGQIASCAGTMLHVYTINGEELANVDTSVGRADRMQQILCVAFSQAIDWDPQNVVITGSSDGVVRMWSMEYVQVPKVPLNALSTESSVLKDCSDEKNKDVSENCSLLKTRTIAVQRLVKQLSISSETINEQGLVMKSGSESSLSEQEPKTPVKKIGKADKIVFADENDSTPPIPTMRKKRAVKPNPLLRKSECNTSSSTDEPNIQQESLAVTDSVLRLSKSETNLIESFIIVDQDDLSLKTKPVSPLHRLRDGFQWQRQLVFRSKLTMHTAYDRKDNTEPASITCISISKDHRTVYIGDARGRVFTWNVAEHPGKGVADHWLKDEGAEQCNLCDVRFSLYERRHHCRNCGQLFCSKCSKYESEISRLRILKPVRVCKPCHTSLQSAKHT